The Iamia majanohamensis genome window below encodes:
- a CDS encoding VOC family protein, producing MADPFDVLRLPTTPVAPDPRFAAALRARLEEALAPEPPDPDTVPAISLRGGDTVTTTEPTTTHALTPYLAVHDAAAALDWYRDVLGAIETSRFVGDDGRVGHAEITIGGARVMLADEYPEAGVHGPRHFGGTSVTLHLEVVDVDHSFALAVREGAEVEREPSDQFHGNRNALVRDPFGHRWMLNQPIDAVRADAAADADPGDFGDVREYAVTGRRPVEPGYITMRTGDLERARTFFGALFAWEVEPGSLEGGGHIANTRFPMGFFQAEGPAEGGPVTLYFRVDDIEPYAARVEELGGQVLTRNQYPSGGNAECVDDQGFRFDLFQPAPGY from the coding sequence ATGGCTGACCCCTTCGACGTCCTGCGGCTGCCGACCACCCCGGTGGCCCCCGACCCCCGGTTCGCGGCCGCCCTCCGCGCCCGGCTCGAGGAGGCCCTCGCCCCCGAGCCCCCCGACCCCGACACCGTCCCCGCCATCAGCCTCCGAGGAGGAGACACCGTGACCACCACCGAGCCCACCACCACCCACGCCCTGACGCCCTACCTCGCCGTCCACGACGCCGCCGCCGCCCTCGACTGGTACCGCGACGTCCTCGGCGCCATCGAGACGAGCCGCTTCGTCGGCGACGACGGCCGCGTCGGCCACGCCGAGATCACCATCGGCGGGGCCCGGGTCATGCTGGCCGACGAGTACCCCGAGGCCGGGGTGCACGGCCCCCGTCACTTCGGCGGCACCAGCGTGACGCTCCACCTCGAGGTGGTCGACGTCGACCACAGCTTCGCCCTCGCCGTCCGGGAGGGGGCCGAGGTCGAGCGGGAGCCGAGCGACCAGTTCCACGGCAACCGCAACGCCCTCGTCCGCGACCCCTTCGGGCACCGCTGGATGCTCAACCAGCCCATCGACGCGGTCCGCGCCGACGCAGCCGCCGATGCCGACCCCGGCGACTTCGGGGACGTGCGCGAGTACGCCGTCACCGGCCGCCGGCCGGTCGAGCCCGGCTACATCACCATGCGCACCGGCGACCTGGAGCGGGCCCGCACCTTCTTCGGCGCCCTGTTCGCCTGGGAGGTCGAGCCCGGCTCGCTCGAGGGTGGCGGCCACATCGCCAACACCCGCTTCCCCATGGGCTTCTTCCAGGCCGAGGGACCGGCCGAGGGCGGGCCCGTCACCCTCTACTTCCGGGTCGACGACATCGAGCCCTACGCGGCCCGGGTCGAGGAGCTGGGCGGCCAGGTGCTGACGCGGAACCAGTACCCGTCGGGCGGCAACGCCGAGTGCGTCGACGACCAGGGCTTCCGCTTCGACCTCTTCCAGCCCGCCCCCGGCTACTGA
- a CDS encoding L,D-transpeptidase family protein — MPRRTLPAALIAAVVLSLLAAGACAAPSDDQEATASGGAATDRAAERVEASATPSTAAPSTPPSSAPPEPTTTTPPPTAPPTTAAPTTTATTAPPPPPIEEGDLVRGVRGERTRALQERLAALAYDPGPADGQFGLKTAMAVWAFQALHGLPRDGVVTAEVEAAIMGAPPQGMLRPDLGPTHTEVDLDRQVLLVWGDGVLELVTHVSSGSGVAYCEDGHCGDAVTPVGDYRYQRRIAGERHAPLGVLYDPVYFNGGIAVHGAPSVPDHPASHGCVRIPLHISSYFQSLVADGEPIATFRSGGGPSVAVAPAGAPAAPPPAGAENGG, encoded by the coding sequence ATGCCACGTCGCACCCTGCCAGCAGCGCTCATCGCGGCCGTCGTGCTGTCGCTCCTGGCCGCCGGCGCCTGCGCGGCGCCCTCGGACGACCAGGAGGCCACCGCCAGCGGTGGCGCGGCCACGGACCGTGCGGCCGAGAGGGTGGAGGCGTCGGCGACGCCGTCCACCGCCGCGCCCTCCACGCCGCCCTCGTCGGCCCCGCCGGAGCCCACCACCACGACCCCGCCCCCCACCGCCCCGCCGACGACGGCGGCCCCCACCACCACGGCCACCACGGCCCCGCCCCCGCCGCCGATCGAGGAGGGCGACCTGGTGCGGGGGGTGCGGGGCGAGCGGACCCGGGCCCTCCAGGAGCGACTGGCCGCCCTGGCCTACGACCCCGGCCCGGCCGACGGGCAGTTCGGGCTCAAGACCGCCATGGCCGTGTGGGCCTTCCAGGCCCTCCACGGGCTCCCCCGCGACGGCGTGGTCACCGCCGAGGTGGAGGCGGCCATCATGGGCGCCCCGCCCCAGGGCATGCTGCGCCCCGACCTGGGCCCGACCCACACCGAGGTCGACCTCGACCGCCAGGTGCTGCTCGTCTGGGGCGACGGGGTGCTGGAGCTGGTCACCCACGTCTCGAGCGGCTCGGGCGTGGCCTACTGCGAGGACGGCCACTGCGGCGACGCCGTGACCCCGGTCGGCGACTACCGCTACCAGCGCCGGATCGCGGGCGAGCGCCACGCCCCCCTCGGCGTGCTCTACGACCCCGTCTACTTCAACGGCGGCATCGCCGTGCACGGCGCGCCCTCGGTGCCCGACCACCCCGCCTCCCACGGCTGCGTCCGCATCCCGCTCCACATCTCCTCCTACTTCCAGTCGCTGGTCGCCGACGGCGAGCCCATCGCCACCTTCCGCAGCGGCGGCGGACCCTCCGTCGCGGTCGCGCCCGCCGGGGCGCCCGCCGCCCCGCCCCCGGCCGGCGCCGAGAACGGGGGCTGA
- a CDS encoding SDR family NAD(P)-dependent oxidoreductase has protein sequence MTAPAAVDPLAPFRLDGRTVVVTGASAGLGARFARVLHGAGATVVAAARRVERLDALAADLGERVVPVACDVTVDDDLVRLAEQGAEVAGGAIDVLVNNAGIGYPQPAESEPMAEFREVVDVNLHGLFRLTQLVAGPMIEARRGVVVNVASMLGQVAATPIKQASYCASKGAVVNLTRELGCQWARKGVRVNALCPGWFASEMTAAMWDDESSERFVSSTCPMGRRGDPHELDGALLFLASDASTYVTGQTLTVDGGWTAR, from the coding sequence ATGACCGCCCCCGCCGCCGTCGACCCGCTCGCCCCCTTCCGCCTCGACGGCCGGACGGTCGTGGTCACCGGGGCCTCGGCCGGCCTCGGGGCGCGCTTCGCCCGGGTGCTCCACGGGGCGGGGGCGACCGTGGTGGCCGCTGCCCGCCGGGTCGAGCGCCTCGACGCCCTCGCCGCCGACCTGGGGGAGAGGGTGGTGCCGGTGGCCTGCGACGTCACCGTCGACGACGACCTGGTGCGCCTGGCCGAGCAGGGCGCCGAGGTGGCCGGCGGTGCGATCGACGTCCTCGTCAACAACGCCGGCATCGGGTACCCGCAGCCGGCCGAGAGCGAGCCCATGGCCGAGTTCCGCGAGGTGGTGGACGTCAACCTCCACGGCCTGTTCCGCCTGACCCAGCTGGTGGCCGGGCCCATGATCGAGGCCCGGCGGGGCGTGGTGGTCAACGTGGCGTCCATGCTCGGCCAGGTGGCGGCCACGCCCATCAAGCAGGCGTCCTACTGCGCCTCCAAGGGGGCGGTGGTCAACTTGACGCGCGAGCTCGGCTGCCAGTGGGCCCGCAAGGGGGTGCGGGTCAACGCCCTCTGCCCCGGCTGGTTCGCCAGCGAGATGACCGCGGCCATGTGGGACGACGAGTCCTCGGAGCGCTTCGTCTCCTCCACCTGCCCCATGGGCCGCCGGGGCGACCCCCACGAGCTCGACGGCGCCCTCCTCTTCCTCGCCTCCGACGCCTCCACCTACGTGACCGGCCAGACCCTCACGGTCGACGGGGGCTGGACCGCCCGCTGA
- a CDS encoding RNA polymerase sigma factor yields the protein MAADDQGDALLALYDRALPEVYGYLLPRCGARAVAEDLTSEVFLAAVDAVRRDAVPDLTVAWLIGVARHKLVDHWRRAAREERRLHRVASEPDPAEDDPWDAHLDAVAARAVLADLGAHHRAALTLRYLDGLSVPEVARSLDRTVHATEALLVRARRAFRAALPDRPGEGGHDHG from the coding sequence GTGGCAGCAGACGACCAGGGCGACGCCCTGCTCGCGCTGTACGACCGCGCCCTCCCCGAGGTCTACGGGTACCTCCTCCCCCGCTGCGGGGCCAGGGCCGTGGCCGAGGACCTCACCTCCGAGGTTTTCCTCGCCGCCGTCGACGCCGTGCGCCGCGACGCGGTGCCGGACCTCACGGTGGCCTGGCTCATCGGCGTGGCCCGCCACAAGCTGGTCGACCACTGGCGGCGGGCGGCGCGCGAGGAGCGGCGCCTGCACCGCGTCGCCTCCGAGCCCGACCCGGCCGAGGACGACCCCTGGGACGCCCACCTCGACGCGGTGGCGGCGCGGGCCGTGCTGGCCGACCTCGGGGCGCACCACCGGGCCGCCCTCACCCTCCGCTACCTCGACGGGCTCAGCGTGCCCGAGGTCGCCCGCAGCCTCGACCGGACGGTGCACGCCACCGAGGCCCTGCTGGTGCGGGCCCGGAGGGCCTTCCGCGCCGCCCTGCCCGACCGCCCCGGCGAAGGGGGACACGACCATGGCTGA
- a CDS encoding AMP-binding protein, whose translation MKVPLTVRDFLDRGETVYPDRVAVVDEPDQPAPSLGELTYRDLAARARAQAAGLDRLGIGAGERVAIVSQNAARLLAGFWGVSGWGRVYVPVNFRLSRDEIAYIVEHCGASALLFDPELADVVGSVDCGTKVELGAGDDELLAWDAEPEPWSPDEDATAVINYTSGTTARPKGVQQTHRSLWLNATVFGWQAGICDRDVYLHTLPMFHCNGWGMPFATAGMGVTQVVQRKVDGAEILRRVDRHGVTVMCGAPAVVNAILDAAAELDEVPGAGRTRIVVAGAPPPTRTIERVETDLGWELIQIYGLTETAPLLTMNRTRAEWDDLDPADRAARLVRQGAPALGVHMGVTDTGELTTRTNHVMDGYWEQPDATAEAIVDGWFHTGDGGAIDDDGYVVISDRKKDVIISGGENVSSIEVEDALFSHPAVAEVAVIGVPDERWGELVLGLVVLAEGAEATEDELREHCRGKVAGYKVPKRIELRTELDRTATGKLQKFKLRAPYWEGRDRQVN comes from the coding sequence ATGAAGGTCCCCCTCACCGTCCGTGACTTCCTCGACCGGGGCGAGACCGTGTACCCGGACCGGGTCGCGGTGGTCGACGAGCCCGACCAGCCCGCGCCGTCCCTCGGCGAGCTCACCTACCGCGACCTGGCCGCCCGGGCCCGGGCCCAGGCCGCCGGCCTCGACCGCCTCGGCATCGGGGCCGGGGAGCGGGTGGCGATCGTCTCGCAGAACGCAGCCCGCCTCCTAGCCGGGTTCTGGGGCGTGTCGGGGTGGGGGCGGGTCTACGTGCCGGTCAACTTCCGCCTGTCCCGGGACGAGATCGCCTACATCGTCGAGCACTGCGGGGCCTCGGCCCTGCTGTTCGACCCGGAGCTGGCCGACGTGGTCGGGTCGGTCGACTGCGGGACCAAGGTCGAGCTGGGGGCGGGCGACGACGAGCTGCTGGCCTGGGACGCCGAGCCCGAGCCCTGGTCACCCGACGAGGACGCCACCGCCGTCATCAACTACACCTCGGGCACCACCGCCCGCCCCAAGGGCGTGCAGCAGACCCACCGCAGCCTGTGGCTCAACGCCACGGTGTTCGGCTGGCAGGCCGGCATCTGCGACCGCGACGTCTACCTCCACACCCTGCCCATGTTCCACTGCAACGGGTGGGGCATGCCGTTCGCCACCGCGGGGATGGGCGTCACCCAGGTGGTCCAGCGCAAGGTCGACGGGGCCGAGATCCTCCGGCGGGTCGACCGCCACGGCGTCACCGTGATGTGCGGCGCGCCGGCGGTGGTCAACGCCATCCTCGACGCCGCCGCCGAGCTCGACGAGGTGCCGGGCGCGGGGCGCACCCGCATCGTGGTGGCCGGGGCGCCGCCGCCGACCCGCACCATCGAGCGGGTGGAGACCGACCTGGGCTGGGAGCTCATCCAGATCTACGGCCTCACCGAGACGGCCCCGCTGCTCACCATGAACCGCACCCGGGCCGAGTGGGACGACCTCGACCCCGCCGACCGGGCGGCCCGCCTGGTGCGCCAGGGCGCCCCCGCCCTGGGCGTCCACATGGGCGTCACCGACACCGGCGAGCTCACGACGCGCACCAACCACGTGATGGACGGCTACTGGGAGCAGCCCGACGCCACCGCCGAGGCGATCGTCGACGGCTGGTTCCACACCGGCGACGGCGGGGCGATCGACGACGACGGCTACGTGGTGATCTCGGACCGCAAGAAGGACGTGATCATCTCCGGCGGCGAGAACGTCTCGTCCATCGAGGTCGAGGACGCCCTGTTCAGCCACCCGGCGGTGGCCGAGGTCGCGGTCATCGGCGTCCCCGACGAGAGGTGGGGGGAGCTGGTGCTGGGGCTGGTGGTGCTGGCCGAGGGGGCCGAGGCCACCGAGGACGAGCTCCGGGAGCACTGCCGGGGGAAGGTGGCCGGCTACAAGGTCCCCAAGCGCATCGAGCTGCGCACCGAGCTGGACCGCACCGCCACCGGCAAGCTCCAGAAGTTCAAGCTGCGCGCCCCCTACTGGGAGGGCCGCGACCGCCAGGTCAACTAG